In Acidimicrobiia bacterium, a single genomic region encodes these proteins:
- a CDS encoding thiolase family protein, with amino-acid sequence MANNDAVWILGTNMTKFGRHGDKDLIDLASDAALAALKDGDVTIHDMEVLGVGSLFNAQAGVGQQLQKQIGQTGIPVYNVANACATGATALRTVYLTIKAGEADMGLAVGVEQMGKGGLLGAGGKGDRGRKVYEPNGRYGSVMQVEGLLGTGLMPGVFAQAGMEYAYEHGGVGFEQFAKVAEKNHAHSTLNPLAHYQKPFTLEEVMSDDMMSYPNTRLMCCPNTDGAAAVVLVSEEKLRTLSTEQQRRAVKISASVLTTDPWTETAQVQPDVNTLTRNAATKAYEISGVDPQDLDLVELHDCFATAELIHYDNLQLCKPGEAGKFIDERGPWRDGKIPVNVSGGLISKGHPIGATGIANVYEVATHLRGEAGDRQIAGAKVGLTHVIGLGSACAVHVLERSGV; translated from the coding sequence ATGGCGAACAACGATGCGGTGTGGATTCTCGGCACGAACATGACGAAGTTCGGCCGGCACGGCGACAAGGACCTGATCGACCTCGCGAGCGACGCGGCATTGGCGGCGCTGAAAGACGGCGACGTCACGATCCACGACATGGAGGTGCTCGGCGTCGGCAGCCTCTTCAACGCGCAGGCCGGCGTCGGTCAGCAGCTGCAGAAGCAGATCGGTCAGACCGGGATCCCCGTGTACAACGTCGCGAACGCGTGCGCGACCGGTGCGACCGCGCTGCGCACGGTGTACCTCACGATCAAGGCCGGCGAGGCCGACATGGGCCTCGCGGTCGGTGTCGAGCAGATGGGCAAGGGCGGCCTGCTCGGCGCCGGAGGCAAGGGCGATCGCGGCCGCAAGGTGTACGAGCCGAACGGACGCTACGGATCGGTGATGCAGGTCGAAGGTTTGCTCGGCACCGGGCTCATGCCCGGTGTCTTCGCGCAGGCGGGCATGGAGTACGCGTACGAGCACGGTGGCGTCGGCTTCGAGCAGTTCGCCAAGGTCGCGGAGAAGAACCACGCGCACTCGACGCTCAACCCGCTCGCGCACTACCAGAAGCCGTTCACCCTCGAAGAGGTGATGAGCGACGACATGATGTCGTACCCGAACACGCGCCTCATGTGCTGCCCGAACACCGATGGTGCCGCGGCGGTCGTGCTCGTGTCCGAGGAGAAGCTGCGCACGCTGTCGACCGAGCAACAGCGGCGCGCGGTGAAGATCTCGGCGTCGGTGCTCACCACCGACCCGTGGACCGAGACCGCGCAGGTGCAGCCCGACGTCAACACGCTCACGCGCAACGCGGCGACGAAGGCGTACGAGATCTCGGGCGTCGACCCGCAGGATCTCGACCTCGTCGAGCTGCACGATTGCTTCGCGACCGCGGAGCTCATCCACTACGACAACCTGCAGCTCTGCAAGCCGGGCGAAGCGGGCAAGTTCATCGACGAGCGCGGCCCGTGGCGCGACGGCAAGATCCCGGTCAACGTGTCGGGCGGGCTGATCTCGAAGGGGCACCCGATCGGCGCGACCGGCATCGCCAACGTCTACGAGGTCGCCACGCACCTTCGCGGCGAGGCCGGTGACCGCCAGATCGCGGGCGCCAAGGTCGGTCTGACCCACGTCATCGGGCTCGGCTCCGCGTGTGCCGTGCACGTGCTGGAGCGTTCGGGCGTCTGA
- a CDS encoding SRPBCC family protein produces the protein MPAKHVYELYVRTTPDEVWAALTDPDRTERYWRGLRLESTWEPGAPVKWVKDGTASIHGEVVESDPPRKLVTTWNREFDDGVTEGPSRVTWEIEPMGAVSRLRLVHDDFHGPSRMYGMAATSWPIVLSSLKTMLESDDVLAVPDTALAPPAPPVDIDAIDHREWGRKSNNRVWELLGDGRPAADTHAELVDAAHASLWHWSYGGGALERERGEWMLSHVYAVVGDGAVALRHAQRCWDLTESQPAGVKDFDAAYACEAFARAYKVSGDTAHASEWFERATKAGAQIANDEDRRIFEGDLNG, from the coding sequence ATGCCCGCGAAGCATGTGTACGAGCTGTACGTGCGGACGACACCCGACGAGGTGTGGGCCGCGCTCACCGATCCCGACCGCACCGAGCGCTACTGGCGCGGCCTGCGACTCGAGAGCACGTGGGAGCCGGGCGCGCCGGTGAAGTGGGTGAAGGACGGCACCGCATCGATCCACGGCGAAGTCGTCGAGTCGGATCCGCCGCGCAAGCTCGTGACGACGTGGAACCGCGAGTTCGACGACGGCGTGACCGAAGGACCGTCGCGCGTCACGTGGGAGATCGAGCCGATGGGCGCGGTGTCGAGGTTACGACTCGTGCACGACGACTTCCACGGCCCGTCGCGTATGTACGGCATGGCCGCGACGAGCTGGCCGATCGTGCTGTCGTCGCTCAAGACGATGCTCGAGAGCGACGACGTGCTCGCGGTGCCCGACACCGCGCTCGCGCCGCCCGCGCCGCCGGTCGACATCGATGCGATCGACCATCGCGAGTGGGGACGCAAGTCGAACAACCGCGTGTGGGAGCTGCTGGGCGACGGTCGGCCCGCGGCCGACACGCATGCCGAGCTCGTCGACGCCGCGCACGCGTCGCTGTGGCACTGGTCGTACGGCGGTGGCGCGCTCGAGCGCGAGCGCGGCGAGTGGATGTTGTCGCACGTCTACGCGGTCGTCGGCGATGGCGCGGTCGCGCTCCGGCACGCGCAGCGCTGCTGGGACCTCACCGAATCGCAGCCCGCGGGCGTGAAGGACTTCGACGCGGCCTACGCGTGCGAGGCGTTCGCGCGCGCGTACAAGGTCAGCGGCGACACCGCGCACGCGTCCGAATGGTTCGAGCGCGCGACGAAGGCCGGCGCGCAGATCGCGAACGACGAGGACCGCCGCATCTTCGAAGGCGACCTCAACGGCTGA
- a CDS encoding helix-turn-helix transcriptional regulator — protein LLGVDEVFRALADPSRRLLLDQLFDDDGQTLSSLTTALPSMTRFGVMKHLQVLEDAGLVTTQKVGREKRHYLNPVPIRLVHDRWISKYAEPWVRGLADLKHDLEAKPTTKPKARARTQPARAKSRRS, from the coding sequence TTGCTCGGCGTGGACGAGGTGTTCCGCGCGCTGGCCGACCCCAGCCGCCGGCTGCTGCTCGATCAGCTCTTCGACGACGACGGGCAGACGCTGTCGTCGCTCACTACCGCGCTGCCGTCGATGACGCGCTTCGGCGTGATGAAGCACCTCCAGGTACTCGAGGACGCGGGGCTCGTCACGACACAAAAGGTCGGCCGCGAGAAGCGCCACTACCTCAACCCGGTTCCGATCCGGCTCGTGCACGACCGCTGGATCTCGAAGTACGCGGAGCCGTGGGTGCGCGGCCTCGCCGACCTCAAGCACGACCTCGAAGCGAAGCCGACGACCAAGCCGAAGGCGCGCGCCCGCACGCAGCCGGCGCGCGCGAAGAGCCGAAGGAGCTGA